In Spiroplasma sp. SV19, one DNA window encodes the following:
- a CDS encoding Nif3-like dinuclear metal center hexameric protein, whose translation MLIKKLYQEIETDFSVKTAAKWDYTGYQWGEKHQEVNQILVSLDLTTEVLDEAIAQKANVIITHHPFCFGKKKMWSQIQYKQEILKRLKQHQISVYALHTNYDGLMNELILQELNSQKIRSLAKDPFTKIGHVTLTADEIITKLKTIFNIKTVQHNLTNLQQPITTIALAAGAGGDVIAKLNNEVDLFVTGEVKWDQWVLANENHLSVVCFNHYMEDFFSTALAGYLRRKFPTLPVIVYHIKNIINYR comes from the coding sequence ATGCTAATTAAAAAATTATATCAAGAAATTGAGACTGACTTTTCGGTAAAGACAGCCGCTAAGTGAGATTATACTGGTTATCAATGGGGCGAGAAGCATCAGGAAGTAAATCAAATTCTTGTTAGTTTAGATTTAACAACAGAAGTGCTTGATGAAGCCATTGCTCAAAAAGCAAATGTTATTATTACGCACCATCCGTTTTGTTTTGGTAAGAAAAAAATGTGATCTCAAATTCAATATAAGCAAGAAATTTTAAAACGTTTAAAGCAACACCAAATTTCTGTTTATGCCTTACATACTAATTATGATGGTTTAATGAATGAATTAATTTTACAAGAACTAAATTCACAAAAAATTAGATCACTTGCAAAAGATCCCTTTACTAAAATTGGGCATGTAACATTAACTGCTGATGAAATTATTACAAAGTTAAAAACAATTTTTAACATTAAAACAGTGCAACATAATTTAACAAATTTACAACAACCAATAACAACGATTGCTTTAGCAGCTGGTGCTGGTGGGGATGTTATTGCAAAACTTAACAATGAAGTTGACCTTTTTGTTACGGGGGAAGTAAAATGAGACCAGTGAGTGTTAGCGAATGAAAACCATCTTTCTGTTGTTTGTTTTAACCATTATATGGAAGATTTTTTTAGTACTGCTCTTGCTGGTTATCTAAGACGAAAGTTTCCAACTTTACCAGTTATTGTTTATCATATTAAAAATATTATTAACTATCGTTAG
- a CDS encoding class I SAM-dependent methyltransferase gives MDRLSERLLLIAKQVNDKDVICDIGTDHAMIPIYLAKGNLITKAYACDIAEKPLEQAKKNIAKYQVGEIITPILANGLQGLANIKIDSCIISGLGSASILEILQQDSDLIDRYILCPNDDPAILREWVKATKYFIEKELLIQENEIIYEIIVVNKVAGQKIKNKKDILFGPLLRKERTKLFQEKWLLKSDYYQTLLNKIPVKTKRYQEIKIKLKMINKVI, from the coding sequence ATGGATAGGTTATCAGAACGTTTATTATTAATTGCAAAACAAGTTAATGATAAAGATGTTATTTGTGATATTGGCACAGATCATGCCATGATTCCAATTTATTTAGCTAAAGGAAATTTAATTACTAAAGCTTATGCCTGCGATATTGCGGAAAAACCATTGGAACAAGCAAAAAAGAATATTGCTAAATATCAAGTTGGGGAAATTATTACCCCAATTTTAGCAAATGGTTTACAAGGACTGGCAAATATTAAAATTGATTCATGCATTATTTCTGGTCTAGGTAGTGCTAGTATTCTTGAAATTTTACAACAAGATTCAGATTTAATTGATCGTTATATTTTGTGTCCAAATGATGATCCGGCAATTTTACGAGAATGAGTTAAAGCAACAAAGTATTTTATTGAAAAAGAACTTTTAATTCAAGAAAATGAAATTATTTATGAAATTATTGTTGTTAATAAAGTTGCTGGACAAAAAATTAAAAATAAGAAAGATATTCTTTTTGGACCATTATTACGCAAAGAACGAACTAAACTTTTTCAAGAAAAGTGGTTGTTAAAAAGTGATTATTATCAAACATTATTGAATAAAATCCCAGTAAAAACAAAACGTTATCAAGAAATCAAAATAAAATTAAAAATGATAAATAAGGTGATTTAA
- a CDS encoding sigma-70 family RNA polymerase sigma factor — protein MGLSKKDIREMKTFDEFKDYINKFLEENNNEIEQEKLITLINDHFEIDDNDVDEYFEELVANGVEFSDVNLEEPEEVEEVVKPGKKQSEDKLRYKVGGISNETKIQDIIKAYFNVLGTSKILTREEEIKYAKMLESSDPEEKRYGREKLITSNLKLVVSVARKHLNRGLDFSDLIEEGNIGLMKAVDKFDYTRGFKFSTYATWWIRQAITRAIADQARTIRIPVHMVETINKLTRIERQLTQELGREPSFNEIAEKMGQGMTGEKVREIKRLSIEPVSLEKPIGDEDDTHFGDFVDDKDIFTPDEYAEKESLREVIDEVFHEILSAREEKVIRMRFGILPTKLRTVLRLAKECEDETFPELVQTVKALDIHYDTPIEKVQSRKNKLIDKHLSKYDSPKTLEEVGKEFKVTRERIRQIEAKTIRKFKPNQANSKAKVLKDFFKG, from the coding sequence ATGGGATTATCAAAAAAAGACATTCGAGAAATGAAAACTTTTGATGAATTTAAGGATTATATTAACAAATTTTTAGAAGAGAATAACAATGAGATTGAACAAGAAAAATTAATTACTTTAATTAATGATCATTTTGAAATTGATGATAATGATGTTGACGAGTATTTTGAAGAACTAGTTGCAAATGGCGTTGAATTTAGTGATGTTAACTTAGAAGAACCCGAAGAAGTTGAAGAAGTAGTTAAACCAGGAAAAAAACAAAGTGAAGATAAGTTACGTTACAAAGTTGGCGGTATTTCAAACGAAACTAAAATTCAAGATATTATTAAAGCGTACTTTAATGTTTTAGGAACAAGTAAAATTCTAACGCGTGAAGAAGAAATTAAATATGCAAAAATGTTAGAATCATCAGATCCCGAAGAAAAACGATATGGGCGCGAAAAATTAATTACATCAAACTTAAAATTAGTGGTATCAGTTGCTCGTAAGCATTTAAACCGGGGATTGGATTTTTCAGATTTAATTGAAGAAGGAAATATTGGCTTAATGAAAGCAGTTGACAAGTTTGATTATACTCGTGGCTTTAAGTTTTCAACATATGCAACATGATGAATTCGTCAAGCTATTACGCGGGCAATTGCTGATCAAGCGCGTACAATTCGAATTCCAGTGCATATGGTTGAAACCATTAATAAATTAACAAGAATTGAACGTCAGTTAACACAAGAATTGGGTCGTGAACCAAGTTTTAATGAAATTGCGGAAAAAATGGGGCAAGGCATGACTGGTGAAAAAGTACGGGAAATTAAACGCTTGTCAATTGAACCGGTTTCATTAGAAAAACCGATTGGAGATGAAGATGATACTCATTTTGGTGATTTTGTTGATGATAAAGATATTTTTACCCCCGATGAATATGCGGAAAAAGAGTCATTACGAGAAGTAATTGATGAAGTTTTTCATGAGATTTTATCAGCGCGTGAAGAGAAAGTAATTAGAATGCGGTTTGGCATTTTACCAACAAAATTAAGAACAGTTTTAAGATTAGCAAAAGAATGTGAAGATGAAACGTTCCCAGAATTAGTTCAGACAGTGAAAGCATTAGATATTCATTATGATACACCAATTGAAAAGGTTCAAAGTCGTAAAAATAAATTAATTGATAAACACTTGTCAAAATATGATTCGCCAAAAACCTTAGAAGAAGTGGGAAAAGAATTCAAAGTTACGCGCGAACGAATTCGTCAAATTGAAGCAAAGACAATTCGTAAATTTAAACCAAACCAAGCTAATTCAAAAGCAAAAGTATTAAAAGACTTTTTTAAAGGATAG
- the dnaG gene encoding DNA primase — MALISNEKIDLIRSKVNIVTVMSEYLSLEKRGRNYWAVCPFHQDSHPSMSISPEKQIYRCFACSAGGNVFTFLQEYENISFIEALKKVALMANISLDELAAYQEKEKYDEIDKLIFEINLLAEAYFSNNLATKKAHVAKEYLITRKIAQAEIDLFNIGYAESGFDHLYRFLIKKGYSINDIQQTGLITIKNGNIYDYFNNRVMFPIKNEDNHIIGFSGRVIGEDDKVAKYLNTPETKVFKKEQLMYNIQRAKPYIRQQNNLILLEGYMDVISLDKLDIKNTVALMGTNLSDYHVKEIKKLTGECLVFLDGDQAGINASLKVAGKLLANNLKVKIVLNETQQDPDELVNKGQGELIHTMLSHAMHPINFAVEYFKNKFNLEAANELAEFINIVGTLIKASPNPLEQELAINNLVKITGISNETIQARINQIKAYHKPLASVPTSELVAPVFKPKLASTIKKPTGVIVKSPDVVKKPKYKIKSLKRYILAEQKMLLQLLGSRKAADFYQTKITYLNFNGYRLLANDIIMYYNRHLGAENVNINMLCDEINDPDLKKMLMDIIDKSTIKTKYNRKELEDYALLIDDFANEKEIAMLWNKLEKANNLIEQQTISMEIDKMNQRLKFKKG, encoded by the coding sequence ATGGCATTAATTAGTAATGAAAAGATTGATTTAATTCGGTCAAAAGTAAATATTGTTACAGTAATGTCAGAGTATTTATCGTTGGAGAAACGCGGGCGAAATTATTGAGCTGTTTGTCCTTTTCATCAAGACTCACATCCTTCAATGAGTATTTCACCAGAAAAGCAAATTTATCGTTGTTTTGCTTGTTCGGCTGGTGGTAATGTTTTTACTTTTTTACAAGAATATGAAAATATTAGTTTTATTGAGGCGTTAAAAAAAGTTGCCCTAATGGCTAATATTTCTCTTGATGAGTTAGCCGCCTATCAAGAAAAAGAAAAATATGATGAAATTGATAAATTAATTTTTGAAATTAATCTTTTAGCGGAAGCCTATTTTAGTAATAATTTAGCAACAAAAAAAGCGCATGTTGCAAAAGAATACTTAATAACAAGAAAAATTGCCCAAGCAGAAATTGACTTATTTAACATTGGTTATGCTGAAAGTGGTTTTGATCATTTATATCGTTTTTTAATTAAAAAAGGATATTCCATTAATGATATTCAACAAACAGGATTAATTACTATTAAAAATGGTAATATTTATGATTATTTTAATAACCGTGTAATGTTTCCAATTAAAAACGAGGACAATCATATTATTGGTTTTTCTGGTCGTGTGATTGGCGAAGATGATAAAGTTGCTAAATACTTAAACACACCTGAAACAAAAGTTTTTAAAAAAGAACAACTAATGTATAATATTCAGCGAGCAAAGCCCTACATTCGACAACAAAATAATTTAATTTTGTTAGAAGGATATATGGATGTTATTAGTTTAGATAAATTAGATATTAAAAATACTGTTGCTTTAATGGGAACTAACTTAAGTGATTATCATGTTAAGGAAATTAAGAAGTTAACAGGGGAATGTTTAGTCTTTTTAGATGGTGATCAAGCCGGAATTAATGCGAGTTTAAAAGTTGCTGGAAAATTATTAGCTAATAATTTAAAAGTTAAAATTGTTTTAAATGAAACTCAACAGGACCCTGATGAATTAGTTAATAAAGGACAAGGGGAATTAATTCATACAATGTTATCCCATGCAATGCATCCAATTAATTTTGCCGTTGAGTATTTTAAAAATAAATTTAATTTAGAAGCAGCAAATGAGTTAGCAGAGTTTATTAATATTGTTGGAACGTTAATTAAAGCAAGCCCCAATCCATTAGAACAAGAATTAGCAATTAATAATTTGGTAAAAATCACTGGCATTTCAAATGAAACAATTCAAGCTCGAATTAATCAAATTAAAGCGTATCATAAACCTTTAGCGAGTGTTCCGACCTCAGAACTAGTTGCGCCAGTTTTTAAACCCAAATTAGCATCAACAATAAAAAAACCAACAGGGGTAATTGTAAAAAGCCCTGATGTTGTTAAAAAACCAAAATATAAGATTAAGAGTTTAAAACGTTATATATTAGCTGAACAAAAAATGCTGTTACAATTGCTTGGTTCTCGCAAAGCGGCTGATTTTTACCAAACAAAAATCACATATTTGAATTTTAATGGTTATCGACTACTAGCAAATGATATAATTATGTATTATAATAGACATTTAGGGGCAGAAAATGTTAATATTAATATGTTGTGCGATGAAATAAATGATCCGGATTTAAAGAAAATGTTAATGGATATTATTGATAAATCAACGATTAAAACTAAATATAATAGGAAAGAATTAGAAGACTATGCGCTGCTAATTGATGATTTTGCTAACGAAAAAGAAATTGCAATGCTATGGAATAAATTAGAAAAGGCAAATAATTTAATTGAACAACAAACCATTTCGATGGAAATTGATAAGATGAACCAACGATTAAAATTTAAAAAGGGGTAG
- a CDS encoding glycine--tRNA ligase — translation MQYTLEEVVNHLKSQGFVFQGSEIYGGLANSWDFGPLGVELERNLKNLWWQHFITKSKYNVGLDSAILMNNSVWKASGHLGNFADPLLDCKKCKTRMRADKLIEDNYPELNCGGWSNEQLKAFIEEKNLLCPNCGAHDFTDIRQFELMFRTNQGVIEDEKSMIYLRPETAQGIFVNFKNVQRSLRKKLPFGIGQIGKSFRNEITPGNFIFRTREFEQMELEFFYDPNDQTDWFEYWVKEVTKFLNLINLNPKNYFFRHHDASELAHYAKRTIDVEYKFPFGTGELWGIADRGDFDLHQHSILSKQDLTYLNPETNKKILPYVIEPSVGVGRLLLAILYDAYHVELVGDNDSRIVLKLSPLLAPYQIAVIPLSKQLNETAYQLYEKLLSQFQCTYDETGNIGKRYRRQDAIGTPFCVTFDFESLEDQKVTVRNRDTMEQKRIAIADLEDYLNVLLK, via the coding sequence ATGCAATATACATTAGAAGAAGTTGTTAATCATTTGAAATCACAAGGTTTTGTTTTTCAAGGTAGTGAAATTTATGGTGGATTAGCAAATAGCTGAGATTTTGGTCCATTAGGTGTTGAATTAGAACGAAATTTAAAAAATTTATGATGACAACATTTTATTACAAAGTCAAAGTATAATGTTGGTCTTGATAGTGCAATTTTAATGAATAATAGTGTGTGAAAGGCTTCAGGACATTTAGGGAATTTTGCTGATCCATTATTAGATTGCAAAAAATGTAAAACCCGTATGCGTGCAGATAAATTAATTGAAGATAATTATCCGGAGCTTAATTGTGGAGGATGAAGTAATGAACAATTAAAAGCTTTTATTGAGGAAAAAAACTTGTTATGTCCAAATTGTGGGGCGCATGATTTTACTGATATTCGTCAGTTTGAATTAATGTTTAGAACAAATCAAGGGGTAATTGAAGATGAAAAATCAATGATCTACTTACGTCCAGAAACAGCCCAAGGTATTTTTGTTAATTTTAAAAACGTCCAACGCTCATTACGCAAAAAATTGCCGTTTGGAATTGGCCAAATTGGAAAGTCATTTCGGAATGAAATCACACCAGGAAATTTTATTTTTCGAACACGTGAATTTGAACAAATGGAGTTAGAATTTTTTTATGATCCAAATGATCAAACAGATTGATTTGAATATTGAGTTAAAGAAGTTACTAAGTTCTTAAATTTAATTAATTTAAATCCGAAAAATTATTTTTTCCGCCACCATGATGCGAGTGAATTAGCACACTATGCTAAACGAACAATTGATGTTGAATATAAGTTTCCGTTTGGAACAGGAGAATTATGAGGAATTGCTGATCGTGGTGATTTTGATTTGCATCAACACAGCATATTGAGTAAACAAGATTTAACTTATTTAAATCCCGAAACAAACAAAAAAATTTTACCGTATGTAATTGAACCATCAGTTGGTGTTGGTCGTTTATTGTTAGCAATATTATATGATGCTTATCATGTTGAACTAGTTGGAGATAATGATTCACGGATTGTTTTAAAACTAAGTCCGTTATTAGCACCATATCAAATTGCTGTTATTCCGTTAAGTAAACAATTAAACGAAACTGCTTATCAATTATATGAAAAATTATTAAGTCAGTTCCAATGTACTTATGATGAAACAGGAAACATTGGGAAACGTTATCGTCGGCAAGATGCAATTGGAACACCATTTTGTGTGACCTTTGACTTTGAATCATTAGAGGATCAAAAAGTTACTGTTCGTAATCGTGATACAATGGAACAAAAACGAATTGCAATTGCTGATTTAGAAGATTATCTTAATGTGCTATTAAAGTAA
- the recO gene encoding DNA repair protein RecO has product MTTKVTGIVINKQSYEDDSEIITVFTKELGKLGFVAPGVRKITSKNQYAVQLLATSEFEIFLSYQANKLSKLKTGNLVVTRIKLTQNYDDYLLATLLCEITEQAVEERFADLKLYDLLTTALDNLVAWEDNLSVVIVFMLQSLRWYGLQWNLTMCKRCGGKTNIKTISFIEEGYICKNCYLPTDYLFSIELVKIFSTTPLDNFYFHNKINIKEMIILFKMLCEYYLTKVGIFSYSIYEMQKKSIYFK; this is encoded by the coding sequence ATGACAACGAAAGTTACTGGCATTGTTATTAACAAACAAAGTTATGAAGATGACAGTGAAATTATAACGGTGTTTACCAAAGAATTAGGAAAATTAGGATTTGTTGCGCCGGGAGTTCGGAAAATTACTTCAAAAAATCAATATGCGGTACAATTATTAGCAACTAGTGAATTTGAAATATTTTTATCTTATCAGGCAAATAAACTAAGTAAATTAAAAACAGGAAATTTAGTAGTAACACGAATTAAATTAACGCAAAATTATGATGATTACTTACTAGCAACACTACTTTGTGAAATTACTGAACAAGCGGTTGAAGAACGCTTTGCTGATTTAAAATTATATGATTTACTAACAACAGCATTAGATAATTTAGTTGCTTGAGAAGATAATTTAAGTGTGGTCATTGTTTTTATGTTGCAAAGTTTGCGATGGTACGGATTACAATGAAATCTAACAATGTGTAAACGTTGTGGTGGCAAAACTAATATTAAAACAATTAGTTTTATTGAAGAAGGATATATTTGTAAAAACTGTTATTTACCAACAGATTATCTTTTTTCAATTGAATTAGTTAAAATTTTTAGTACTACCCCATTAGATAATTTTTACTTTCATAACAAAATCAATATAAAGGAAATGATTATATTATTTAAAATGTTATGTGAGTATTATTTAACAAAGGTTGGGATTTTTTCTTATAGTATTTATGAAATGCAGAAAAAATCAATCTATTTTAAATAA
- the era gene encoding GTPase Era, translating to MTIKSGFVAIVGRPNVGKSTLLNTILNNKVAIVTAKAQTTRNRIQGIYNDKEAQIVFMDTPGIHKAHHEMGKFMNKVALSTTKAADVILFLAPVNEHIGDNDRYIIKALQERGVPIILVVTKIDLVSKGDLMVKIAEWEKVHDFTAVIPISALKHENVLNLLALLKDHLTEGPQYYPDDMLTDQPEKFLIREIIREKILLLTEDEIPHSVAILIDKVEEQPTLLKIMASICVERDSQKGIVIGKNGRLIKEIGTQARLELEQILGTKIFLELFVKVVEKWRDKPSMIARLGYNKESY from the coding sequence ATGACAATTAAATCAGGGTTTGTGGCAATTGTTGGCCGTCCAAATGTGGGGAAGTCAACATTATTAAATACAATTTTAAATAATAAAGTCGCAATTGTGACAGCAAAAGCACAAACAACGCGAAATCGGATTCAAGGAATTTATAATGACAAGGAAGCACAGATTGTTTTTATGGATACGCCAGGAATTCATAAAGCGCATCATGAAATGGGCAAATTTATGAACAAAGTTGCTTTGTCAACAACAAAAGCAGCAGATGTTATTTTATTTTTAGCACCCGTAAATGAACACATTGGGGATAATGATCGCTATATTATTAAAGCGTTACAAGAGCGAGGGGTTCCGATTATTTTAGTTGTTACTAAAATTGATTTAGTGTCAAAAGGAGATTTAATGGTTAAAATTGCTGAATGAGAAAAAGTGCATGATTTTACAGCTGTTATTCCAATTTCAGCATTAAAGCATGAAAATGTTCTTAATTTATTAGCACTATTAAAAGATCATTTGACAGAAGGCCCACAATATTATCCCGATGATATGTTAACTGATCAGCCAGAAAAGTTTTTAATTCGTGAAATTATTCGCGAAAAGATTTTGCTTTTAACAGAAGATGAAATTCCCCATAGTGTCGCAATTTTAATTGACAAGGTTGAAGAACAACCAACATTGTTAAAAATTATGGCATCAATTTGTGTTGAACGTGATTCGCAAAAAGGGATTGTGATTGGTAAAAATGGGCGGTTAATTAAAGAAATTGGAACACAAGCTCGTTTGGAATTAGAACAAATTTTGGGAACAAAAATATTTTTAGAATTATTTGTTAAAGTAGTTGAAAAATGACGTGATAAACCATCAATGATTGCTCGTTTAGGATATAACAAAGAAAGTTACTAA